The following proteins are encoded in a genomic region of Triticum dicoccoides isolate Atlit2015 ecotype Zavitan chromosome 1B, WEW_v2.0, whole genome shotgun sequence:
- the LOC119302321 gene encoding uncharacterized protein LOC119302321: MSLCLKKLQCILNMEQPMYKNCFNTAVLMLACDEGVLFTDPPIHYMDLRFCSMLLESTRGQKFCEKETIQTLATLFDSWPGMETDISSCNKIYLPYASIGRYILYIIDREARRLYIMEPIQSSQSSEDKNLRHSLKLKSFSRDFKEALEIKLPGWNSDISKWHHLFPADVPPVKFGCNFSSR, encoded by the exons ATGAGCTTATGTCTTAAGAAACTTCAGTGCATACTTAACATGGAGCAGCCCATGTACAAAAATTGCTTCAACACCGCCGTGCTTATGCTGGCATGTGACGAGGGAGTCTTGTTCACAGACCCTcctatacactacatggatctacgattttgt TCCATGCTGCTAGAGTCAACACGAGGTCAGAAGTTTTGTGAGAAGGAAACTATCCAGACGTTGGCAACATTATTTGATAGCTGGCCTGGGATGGAGACCGACATCTCATCTTGCAATAAG atttatcttccctaTGCATCAATCGGCCGATACATCCTGTACATCATCGACAGAGAGGCACGTCGTCTATATATTATGGAACCTATTCAATCATCACAATCGTCAGAGGATAAAAACTTGAGGCATTCACTGAAATTAAAAAGTTTTTcaagggatttcaaagaagcactTGAAATAAAGTTGCCTGGGTGGAATTCTGATATATCTAAATGGCATCATTTATTCCCGGCCGATGTTccccctgttaaatttggatgtaacttttcgagtagatga